In the genome of Ziziphus jujuba cultivar Dongzao chromosome 10, ASM3175591v1, the window CAAGGTGTTCACTTTCTTGGCCTGAATATCATACATCTTCTTGACAGCATTCTTGATCTTCTTTTTGTCAGCACGAATGTCAacaataaaaaccaaagtgTTATTGTCTTCGATTTTCTTCATTGCTGACTCAGTAGTAAGGGGATATTTGAGAATCTGATAGTGGTCAAGCTTGTTCCTTGGTGTAACACTGATACGTGGATATTTGGGATTCCTATCTTTTTTCAATGTCCTTGGCCTATGAAATGTAACTGATGTCCGGATTTTCTTGGCTTTCTTCTTAAATAATGGACCTGACTTTACAGCTTTTGCAGTCTTTAGGGCTTGTGCCTTAGGATCTGCTTTTTTCGAACCATCAGCTGCATATGACAGCAGCGATCAGAGAGGGAAACATAATGGAACCACAAGCTATATCCATGCATAATATGTGTATTTTGTGAACGTGTATGGATATATGTACAGAGGTTTCGGTACGGCACCTATTCAACAGTTTAAAGACCTAAATGGACAAGAACATAGGGGTGACAGAGCATAACTATCATCAATAGCAACTGATTACAATAACCAGTCAATCCAGCAGTTGTTCTTCATTATTTCGTTGAGGTATAAACCATTGAAACAAATCCCATTTCACGAAAACTGCAGAATGTGTATGTGTGTTACATATTGATGGAATTACGGAAAAGAAAGATGAACTTCAAAAAACTGTTTTAAGCTACAGTTCTGCTAACAAACTGGCACAAAACTAGGATATTGACACATCAATACACAAATACTCCCACTCCCAGTGGTACACATATACGTATGTGAATTTCCTTCATTGTCCAAAGTAAAGGATGGAGATAAGAGGACttcaaagttttatagaaaaatGCACCATCAACTGGCTTATCACCTTATCTAAGCCAATCTGGTAGTAAATCCATAGAATAGCTGTAACTGCCC includes:
- the LOC107405105 gene encoding large ribosomal subunit protein uL23, with the translated sequence MAPKADGSKKADPKAQALKTAKAVKSGPLFKKKAKKIRTSVTFHRPRTLKKDRNPKYPRISVTPRNKLDHYQILKYPLTTESAMKKIEDNNTLVFIVDIRADKKKIKNAVKKMYDIQAKKVNTLIRPDGTKKAYVRLTPDYDALDVANKIGII